The window AACCACTCGCCTTTAGGGCAGAGGGCTTGGACGGCGTTGCTCTTGTCGAGACCCTGCTCGGACTCCAGGACGACCAGCTCGTCGAACTTGGAGCCGGGCCTGCGGATCCGCCTCACCGCGGCCACGAGGAACAGCAGCCCCACGGCGCGGACGTACTCCGTGTCGGCGGCCTTGCCGTAGGTGACCAGCCACCTCTCTGCGCGCGGCGTGCCGTCCCACGTCAGCGAGTCGAGGTAGTCGCGGACCGGGTGGAAGTCGTCCGTCGCGGCCATTAGGTGGACGACGTCTGAGAACAGGCTCTTGTCTGGCCGGAACTTGAGACCGTCGTCGAAGCCGAGCCAGAGGCGGAGCATCATCTCGTCATCGAGTGGGACTCTCTTGCCGTCCCCGGTCTCCACGATCCTGCGGTTCGAGAATCGGTCGAGGCGGGGCCGCGTCTGGACGATCCTGAACGCCCGGCGGATGTTCTCGGGGGACTTGCTGATCTTGCCGTCATCGCCGGCGAGCAGCTTCTCCTCGGGCGCCTTCTCGACCGCGCGCCTCGCGAGGTCCTCCAGGTCCCGCTCCCCCCAGGGCTCGCGGCCCGGCTCGTCCGGGCACCGGAGCACGTCCACGCGGAGCTGGGCGAGCACGTCCTCGTACTGGAGTCCTCGGCACGCGTGCATCCACGCGCGGTTCCGGAGCCACACGTCCTGGTGTCCGGGCCGGATCGGGGCCCCGTCCTCTGGCAGCGCGGCGGTCCTCGTGCGGTCCTTCGGCTTCTCTTGCGGTTCCTGCCCGAGGAGTCCCAGCACCGCATCCGCTAGCCCCGGCAGCTCCTTCGTGGGGTCCCCCTCGGCCGCCGTCCCGGTCAGGGTGACGAAGAGCCCGAGGCTGGAGACCTGGGGCGGGGAGTGTTTGAACGACACCTCCAGGGACCGCGGGCCGCGGAAGAGGGCGCGGAGTCCTCTTCCGGAAGGGGACGTGTCGGTATAGCATCCCGCCGACGTTACGAGGTCGACAATCTTCTTGGCGTCGTCGGAGACCGGGGTTCCGCCGTCCTCCTGGAAGCACCCGTCGAGGTCGAGGGCGGCGTATCCTTCTCCAAGTACGAGGACGAAGCCGATCCCGCCGCCGATCTTCGAGGCAACCTTCCTGGCCTCGTCGAGGGTCAGGTACGGCGGTTCCTGCCAGGCTTCGAGCTTGCGGCCCTCCTCCCCGGTCGGCGGTTTTCTACCCGGCTCGTCGTCGTGACGCTTCCACGCGAGGAACCGCGCCGGGAGTTGGGAGAGTTGGGGGAGGGCTGCGGCGGTGGGGTCCGGAAAGGTCTCTAACGGCCCGGACCGTTTTAGTTTAGCACGAGGCGCGACCGGATTCGCGGGGACTTGCGCGGGGTGCGGGGCGCTCACCGGCCTCCCGGGGGTAACGACAGGGTTCGGGATCATGACCCGAGGCACTTCAGCTTCCGGTCAGTAGTCTTCGTTTCCGGCACGTTCCACCTCTTGTGTGTTGGGGCGCGCCTGCGCCCGTGTTTTAGCGGTTCGCCTCGACGCGCGGCACGAGCCGCACCGCCGTGGCAGTTGGTACTCCAGCTTCGCCATCCGCAGCTGTTCTCCCAAGTTGATCGAGAACGCCCGGCCGCAGTCGAGGCACAGGCGCACGAGGTCCAGGGGCCGGGCGCACTTCTCGCAGCACTCGCTCACGGCCTCTCCCTCAGCGCCTCCCGCGCCCGGGCGACCGCGTCCTCGAGGCTGGTGCGGCGGCGCGTCCCGGAGAGCGCGTAGCCCCTCATGGCCTCGCGCCACGCCGAGGCGCAGCGGCCCCGATGCACGACGTACGAGCGCGCGAACGTGGTCCATGCCTCTTGGTCGGCCGGGGATGTCGGCCGGTCGCAGACGAGGCAGCGAGGTTGGCGCGCGGTCACGACTTCACCGGCGCCCTGCCGCCCCCGACGGGGCGTGACGCGACCCAGGCCGTGAGCTCCGACTCCAGCCAGGCCACGCGGTTCTCGGTGACGAGCCTGCGCCTGGGCGCGAGGCCCGCCCTCTCCAGGAGGTGCCAACGGGTACGCGACACGGAGGTGATCCGACGCCGCTCTGCCTCCGGCACGAGGCGGTCAGGAGTCATCGGGCGTCCTCGGGCTTCCGCCGGGCGGCGACGTACTCGTCCGCCGACTCGGCGTAGAGCGTGAGGAGCGGACCATCGTACGAGACGTACTTCGCGAGGGTGGCGAAGTTGATGAGGGTCGCCTCCGTCAGGCGGAAGGCTCTCCCCATAAAGGCCTGAGCGAGTGGTCCGGCACCGAGCCGGGAGGCGAGGGTCCCTTCGCCTACGAACTTGAAGTCGAGGACCGCCTGCTTGAAGGGTCGTGCGACCTTGACGAGTGGGGAGAAGACCGGATTGACGGAGCCTTCGGCCACGTGGCGCGCCTCCAAAACAAGTGCGACGTTTCGGTTAGCGCGTGGCCGAACGGGGTTACGCGGCGACGCTTTAGAGAGGCGGTCGAGCCAATTTTACCCTTGCCCCAGGCGTACGAAAGGCTAGGTCTACTGTGCCGCTTTTTTCAATGCGACCGTAGGTTGCTAGCCCCGCCGGCCTCTCTACGACTCTTCCCCGGGCGCTGCACCCGGGGTTAACTACATTATATAACCTCTGGGCGGCGTGCGGGGTCTTTCTTGCCGGTTACGCGCGCCGGAGGGCCTCTGTACCCAAACACCTCCTCCTTCTCCTTCCTCGAAACGGCCGGCGGGGTAAAAAACGGGCCCGCAACCGGCTGAGCCCTAGAGTTCCGTTAACGAAACTCTGTTACACTCGCCCGCATGGGGACGGGCAGGCCGCGGCGGGACGAGACGCCGACGCTGGTCCTCGGGGTCAGGCTCAACCGGCGGGAGCGCGAGGTCCTAGAGCGACTCAGGGCCGCCCGGCGAGGCACCCGCTCGCACCTGGTCAGGGAGGCGATCGCGCGGGGCGTCGCGGCGATCTTGGAGGACGAGAGCCACCCCGGGGCCGTGCGGGTCCCACTCACCGCGCGCCAGGTGGAGAGCCTGAGGCGGTTCGCCCGGGGCCGTCCCCTGGCTGACGTGGCCAGGCGCGCGGTCCAGCAGGGCCTCGTTGAGATGAGGGCCACGGAACGCAGGACCCGGGGCGCGTTCCGGGGGAAGAAGAAGCGCCGGAGATTGCCGGGGGCATGAGTGGGTCGTCTGGGCTCCGTGTCCAACGATTCGCGGCCGTAGCCTACCGGTACGCGCGCGCGAGCGCCTCCTGGACCAGGGCCACGTCGACGATGGCGTAGCGGCGGAACGTCTGCGCCGACTTCCAACCGCAGACGGCCATCACGACGTGCTGGGGAACGCCGAGCCGGACCATCCTCCGCGCGGACGACCGCCGGAGGTCGTGGACCGTCTTCCCCGGCTGCCCCGCGGCCCGGCACGCGCGCGCCCAGGCCCGGTGGCCGATCCGGGCGGGGGTCCCGTCCTCCCGGGAGAAGACCCAGGGTGAGACCACGCCCCTCGCCCTCAGGTCGTCCCTGGTTCCCTGCCGCCGCCGGATCAGGGCGACCAGGCCGGGGATCGGGCCGTAAGGCACGACTCGGGCGGTGCCCGTCTTACTCGTCTCGATCCTGACCGTCTGCGCGGCCGGGTCAACCCCGTCCCAGGTCAGGCCCTCCGCCTCGCTCCGGCGCCAACCCGACCACCAGAGGAACTCCACCAGGTCCGCCGCGTCCTCCGGCAACCGGGAGCGCACGGCCTCGAACTGCTCCTCGTCGAAGAACACCCGCCGCGCGTTGTCCAAGCGGAGCGACTCGAAGTCGGGGACCACCGGGAGGAGGCCCCGGCGCCGGGCGAGGCGCAGCGCGCGACGGAGCCACGCCAACTCCAGGTTGACGGTCCCCCTGGCCGCTCCTTCCCCGAGCCGAGCGGCGGCGTACCGGGAGACCGTGTCGGCGGTGACGTCCCGGACCCTGGTCTTCGCGCCGAGGCCTCGCTCTAGGGAGGTGAACCGGGGGCCGACCTTGGAGGACGCGCGGCCGTTTGCTGTGTGGTCCTCCTCGACCAGGCGCCGGAGGTCGGACACCAGGAGGGGCGCCCCGGAGAGGGCCCCCTGGCCCGACGCGCGGACCCGTTCGAGGAGCAGGTCCCCGGCGTGCTTCTTGACGGAGGTGCGGGCGGACTCCCGGACGGTCCGCCCCCCGGCCCGGTACGCCATCCACCAAGTTCGGCCCCTCTGGTAGAGACCGCCCGTCCCACGAGGTCGCCTCACCGCTCACCTCCCTAACCCTATTCTAGCACTAGTTTACAGGTAGGTTACGTGAGCGTCTCTAAACTGTTAAAATCAAAGGTATTATATCTATAGACAGATTATGAATTATACACTACCCCGGACGCAAGCCCTCTCTTCCGACCCTCGCTCCTGGCCGGGGAGGATCGCACCCGGGCCCGGATCTTCCTGTGCCACCTGGGTTTGGTCTGCCCCCCTCGAGTCGGTGTCATCGACGAGCCTCTGATGATTCCCGCGCCGCGTCCGCCAAAACTCGGGGCGCATTCCCTACGCTTCACGTGCTTGTGCCACCGGTCCAGCGCCCGCCAAGTGTGGACGAGTCCGCGTGGGAAGGTACTACGAACGCACGCCGAGCCAGGTCCCAAATTGCCCCGGCGAGCTGGTGCTCGGCCAGAGCTGCCGGGGTTCGGGGGTGGTCGGGCGATCCCACGAGTGCATACGGGAATCGGGAGGGCCGCCCGTATGCCAAGGCCGCTCTGCGAGTATCTCCTCGAATTCAGCACCTCGGGAGCGCCCTGGTCGTTCCCACCCAGAGTAGCCTGGAACGCCTCCTCGGGGAGCAGAGCCCGGGCCGTGATACTCTGGCCACTGAGCATGCGCGGGAGGGAGTGCGGGAGCAAGCGCCCCGGCGCGGGCACGGAGCGGCCTCCGAGTTGACGCGGCGGAACGCGGTCTTGGGGGGCCTGTTGGTCCTCGTCTTGGCCGCCGGGCTCACCCTCTGGCTGCGCGACACCTCTCCCCCCCCTCCCCACGCGTCCACGCCTCCGTCCGGGGAGGAGCTGCCGCTCATCGATCTCGCCCGCCTTCAGGCCGACCGCCCGGCGCCGCGCGTGCGCCGGCGCGACCTCTTCGAGTTCGGTGCGCCCCCCACACCCCCCCCGACTCCCCGCCCGGTGGCCCCGCCCACTCCGGAGACGCTGGGCCCCTCCTCGCCCACCGCGCCGCCCTCTCCGCGCCTCCCGCCCTTGAGCCTCCGCTACATCGGCTCCCTCGAGAACGCGCGGGGGCTGAGAGTCGCAGTCCTCCTCACGGATCGCAACGAGGTCCTGACCGGCCAGGCGGGGGAGGTCCTGGCCAACCGCTACCGGATCGCCCGGATCGGCTTCGAGTCCGTGGACCTCGAGGAGGTGGGCACGGGCCAAGTGCGCCGGCTGCCCTTGCGGGGGAACTGACCTCGGTATTTGAAGCCTAGATCTCGATCGTCCCTTCCAGATAGGGGACGACCCTCCCCGCGATCTTTACGCGGTCACCCCGGTCCTCGCAAAGCAGCTCACCTCCCCGCGGTGAGACCTGCAGAGCATGAAGCCGCGGCTTGCCCAGGCGCCGGGCCCAATAGGGCACCAGAGTGCAGTGAGCCGAGCCCGTTACCGGATCCTCGGGGACGCCCTGACGAGGGGCGAAGAAGCGCGAGACGAAGTCGACCTCCTGGCCGGGGGCCGTCGCGATCACCCCGAAGTACTCGAGC of the Vicinamibacteria bacterium genome contains:
- a CDS encoding tyrosine-type recombinase/integrase, with the protein product MRRPRGTGGLYQRGRTWWMAYRAGGRTVRESARTSVKKHAGDLLLERVRASGQGALSGAPLLVSDLRRLVEEDHTANGRASSKVGPRFTSLERGLGAKTRVRDVTADTVSRYAAARLGEGAARGTVNLELAWLRRALRLARRRGLLPVVPDFESLRLDNARRVFFDEEQFEAVRSRLPEDAADLVEFLWWSGWRRSEAEGLTWDGVDPAAQTVRIETSKTGTARVVPYGPIPGLVALIRRRQGTRDDLRARGVVSPWVFSREDGTPARIGHRAWARACRAAGQPGKTVHDLRRSSARRMVRLGVPQHVVMAVCGWKSAQTFRRYAIVDVALVQEALARAYR
- a CDS encoding AlpA family phage regulatory protein; its protein translation is MTPDRLVPEAERRRITSVSRTRWHLLERAGLAPRRRLVTENRVAWLESELTAWVASRPVGGGRAPVKS
- a CDS encoding VapE domain-containing protein — translated: MSAPHPAQVPANPVAPRAKLKRSGPLETFPDPTAAALPQLSQLPARFLAWKRHDDEPGRKPPTGEEGRKLEAWQEPPYLTLDEARKVASKIGGGIGFVLVLGEGYAALDLDGCFQEDGGTPVSDDAKKIVDLVTSAGCYTDTSPSGRGLRALFRGPRSLEVSFKHSPPQVSSLGLFVTLTGTAAEGDPTKELPGLADAVLGLLGQEPQEKPKDRTRTAALPEDGAPIRPGHQDVWLRNRAWMHACRGLQYEDVLAQLRVDVLRCPDEPGREPWGERDLEDLARRAVEKAPEEKLLAGDDGKISKSPENIRRAFRIVQTRPRLDRFSNRRIVETGDGKRVPLDDEMMLRLWLGFDDGLKFRPDKSLFSDVVHLMAATDDFHPVRDYLDSLTWDGTPRAERWLVTYGKAADTEYVRAVGLLFLVAAVRRIRRPGSKFDELVVLESEQGLDKSNAVQALCPKGEWFSQTLTLDKSSKETIEHTTGVWIAEAAEMVGSKRDVDHLKAFLSTQA